From the Deltaproteobacteria bacterium genome, one window contains:
- a CDS encoding CoB--CoM heterodisulfide reductase iron-sulfur subunit A family protein, whose amino-acid sequence MTEHIDKTEEKLSGAVMVVGGGIAGIQAALDLGEQGFYVYLVEGSPSIGGRMSMLDKTFPTNDCSTCMISPKLVEIARHNNIEILTLAKLTELTGEPGRFQATVRIEPRYVDPSKCVGCGICADKCPKKVPDEFNQGLSLRKAAFLRYPQAVPLIYSIDEDNCIYFLKGRCRACEKFCQSDAIDFNQKERIITLDIGAVILAPGYDVVHGSVRPELGYGRYANVLSSLEFERVLSATGPTTGKIERPSDDGIPKRIAWIQCVGSRDPSLGRDYCSYVCCMYAAKQAILAKEHVEGLDVTIFHMDVRAQGKGFDRYYERAKDQHGVRYVRSMISRVIEDPATQNLKIQYLDETDREVKETFDMVILSLGMEPRAAARDLVEALGVETDRFGFAAMQGLNPLRTSREGVFACGVFQAPRDIPDTVMQASGAAAEVAAVLAEARGSEVILPEMPQERDVSGEPPRIGVFICHCGTNIAGVVDVPDAVEFAKELPYVEYAENLLFACATDSHEKIASLIKEHNLNRVVVASCSPRTHEALFQHTLRQAGLNPYLFELANIRDQCSWVHAQDPEAATAKAKELIKMSVARAALLQPLHKLPVEVKQSALIIGGGVAGMTAALSLAEQGFPAHLVERTDELGGIARRLTRTLEGFDVPSFLAELKEKVLKHNLIEVHLGAEVASISGHVGQFASELKTKGDAVTVQHGAFIVTTGGQEYQPTEYLAGQDDRVLTQLALNEALYNDPDALAGVSDVVMIQCVGSRDDEHPYCSRICCSAAVANALRIKELNPEVEVTILFRDMRTFSLKELYYREARDKGVRFIRYEPDQPPEVASGSHGLKIMVFDQILRAPIALRADRLVLSAAVRPQEDAHRLTETLKVDLDTDGFFMEAHLKLRPVDFTNSGFFMAGLAHGPKFLEESVAQAKAAAAKAAIVLAKATIEVGGMVAVVDPSKCAVCLTCVRTCPYGVPRIGPHDHAEIEPALCQGCGACVSECPGKAISLQHATDEQILAKTHVLTA is encoded by the coding sequence ATGACTGAGCACATAGATAAAACAGAGGAAAAACTTTCCGGAGCCGTCATGGTGGTCGGTGGCGGGATTGCGGGAATACAGGCCGCCTTGGACCTGGGTGAACAGGGTTTTTACGTTTACCTAGTCGAAGGTTCACCTTCCATCGGCGGCCGGATGTCCATGCTGGACAAAACCTTCCCGACCAATGACTGTTCCACCTGCATGATTTCACCCAAGCTGGTTGAGATAGCTCGTCATAATAATATCGAAATCCTGACCCTGGCCAAACTGACCGAGCTGACCGGAGAGCCAGGCCGGTTTCAGGCTACGGTGAGGATAGAGCCGCGGTATGTTGACCCGAGTAAATGTGTTGGCTGCGGGATATGTGCCGATAAGTGTCCTAAAAAGGTTCCGGATGAATTCAACCAGGGTCTATCTCTACGCAAAGCAGCCTTTCTTCGATATCCCCAGGCCGTTCCTTTAATCTATTCCATAGACGAGGATAATTGCATCTATTTTCTTAAGGGACGATGCCGGGCGTGCGAAAAATTCTGCCAGAGCGACGCCATTGACTTCAATCAAAAGGAACGAATCATAACCCTGGACATAGGCGCTGTAATCCTGGCGCCGGGTTATGACGTGGTTCATGGCAGTGTTCGCCCGGAATTGGGTTACGGCCGCTATGCCAATGTCCTGAGCAGTCTGGAATTCGAACGCGTCCTCTCCGCCACCGGTCCCACGACCGGGAAAATCGAGAGGCCTTCGGATGACGGTATCCCCAAAAGAATAGCCTGGATACAGTGCGTCGGTTCCAGGGACCCTTCCCTGGGACGTGACTACTGCTCTTATGTCTGCTGTATGTACGCCGCCAAGCAGGCTATCCTGGCTAAAGAGCATGTGGAAGGGCTGGATGTAACCATCTTCCACATGGACGTCCGTGCTCAAGGTAAAGGCTTTGACCGGTATTACGAACGGGCCAAGGATCAGCACGGGGTACGGTATGTCCGGTCCATGATCTCGCGCGTTATCGAGGACCCGGCCACCCAGAATCTTAAGATTCAGTATTTGGATGAGACCGACCGGGAAGTAAAAGAGACCTTTGACATGGTCATTCTTTCTCTGGGCATGGAACCCAGGGCCGCCGCCCGGGACCTAGTTGAGGCCCTAGGCGTGGAGACGGATCGGTTCGGTTTCGCGGCCATGCAAGGACTCAACCCTTTACGAACCAGCCGTGAAGGCGTTTTCGCCTGCGGTGTCTTTCAGGCTCCCCGTGACATACCCGATACGGTGATGCAGGCGAGCGGGGCCGCGGCCGAGGTGGCCGCCGTTCTGGCAGAAGCCCGCGGCTCTGAAGTCATTCTGCCTGAGATGCCTCAGGAGCGGGACGTTTCAGGTGAGCCGCCGCGGATTGGGGTCTTTATCTGCCACTGCGGGACCAACATTGCCGGGGTGGTAGATGTTCCGGACGCGGTCGAGTTTGCCAAGGAGCTGCCTTATGTCGAATATGCTGAGAACCTCCTCTTTGCGTGCGCCACGGACTCTCATGAAAAGATTGCCAGCCTCATCAAGGAACATAACCTGAATCGGGTCGTGGTCGCCTCCTGCTCGCCCCGGACTCATGAGGCCCTTTTTCAACATACCCTGCGTCAGGCAGGACTTAATCCCTACCTTTTCGAACTGGCTAATATTCGCGATCAATGCTCCTGGGTCCACGCTCAGGATCCAGAAGCCGCCACGGCCAAGGCCAAAGAGTTGATCAAGATGTCGGTGGCCCGGGCGGCCCTGCTCCAGCCCCTGCATAAGCTTCCAGTGGAGGTGAAACAATCCGCCCTGATTATCGGCGGCGGCGTGGCTGGCATGACAGCGGCCTTAAGCCTGGCCGAGCAGGGGTTCCCGGCGCACCTGGTCGAAAGAACCGACGAACTCGGGGGTATTGCCAGAAGGCTGACCCGAACCCTGGAAGGCTTCGATGTGCCATCCTTTCTGGCGGAGCTTAAGGAAAAGGTTCTGAAACACAACCTGATAGAGGTTCACCTCGGCGCCGAAGTCGCCTCGATCTCCGGCCACGTCGGTCAATTTGCCTCGGAGCTGAAAACCAAAGGCGATGCGGTGACGGTTCAGCACGGCGCTTTTATCGTAACCACCGGCGGTCAGGAGTACCAGCCGACAGAATACCTGGCCGGACAGGATGACCGCGTTCTGACGCAGCTGGCTCTTAATGAAGCCCTTTATAATGACCCGGATGCCCTGGCCGGGGTGTCAGATGTGGTGATGATCCAGTGTGTGGGTTCCCGTGACGATGAGCATCCATACTGCAGCCGCATCTGCTGCTCCGCCGCCGTGGCCAACGCCCTGCGAATCAAAGAACTCAACCCTGAAGTCGAGGTGACGATCCTCTTTCGGGACATGCGCACCTTCTCCCTCAAGGAGCTCTATTACCGGGAGGCCCGGGATAAGGGCGTCCGTTTTATTCGTTATGAACCGGATCAGCCCCCGGAGGTTGCTTCCGGGAGCCACGGTCTTAAGATCATGGTGTTTGACCAAATTTTGAGGGCGCCGATTGCCTTGCGCGCCGACCGGCTCGTGCTCTCGGCCGCGGTTAGACCCCAGGAGGATGCGCATCGCCTGACCGAGACCTTGAAAGTTGATCTTGACACTGATGGCTTTTTTATGGAGGCCCATCTCAAGTTAAGGCCGGTGGACTTTACCAACAGCGGCTTTTTCATGGCCGGGCTGGCTCACGGCCCCAAGTTCCTGGAGGAGTCTGTGGCCCAGGCCAAAGCGGCCGCGGCCAAGGCGGCCATCGTTTTGGCTAAAGCCACGATTGAGGTTGGGGGGATGGTGGCCGTGGTGGACCCGAGTAAGTGCGCCGTCTGCCTCACCTGCGTGCGCACCTGTCCTTACGGCGTGCCGCGCATCGGGCCTCACGATCACGCCGAGATCGAGCCCGCCCTGTGCCAGGGCTGCGGGGCCTGCGTCTCCGAATGCCCAGGCAAGGCCATCAGCCTTCAGCATGCGACCGATGAACAGATTTTGGCCAAGACCCACGTCTTGACCGCCTGA
- a CDS encoding M3 family oligoendopeptidase translates to MGKVSTNKVSEIKRPASEFPRRFLPEEIDLADWGKIEPFYQDLLDREPGSVSELVKWLLDLSELQAALGEEGSRRYIAMTCATDDEEIKKAYMHFVEHIEPGMKTRGNELDNKFINNPHLRELDQFKYEILIRDIRNHLEIFREENVPLQTELAKLSQEYMSIQGAMTVEFQDQERTLQQMLVFLEEPDRDIRRQSWELVSERRLQDADKLNNLYDKMLGLRQQAAENAGFDNYIEFRFKELERFDYTPQDCLRFHDAVEKCVMPAYNESLGRQRKTLGLSTLRPYDLAVDPYSRPPLKPFSNPEELSSGCVKIFEKVDPDLGKIFEKMKDDGLLDLASHKGKAPGGYQSALEEVRLPFIFMNAAGLNRDVYTLLHEGGHAFHSFASREEPLLHYRHAPMEFCEVASMGMELIASNYLEEFYNQAEAARARKKNLEDLLFLFPWIATIDAFQHWLYSHPGHSTQERTDCWLALMERFGGDVDYSGYEEGLKTAWQRQLHLFEVPFYYIEYGIAQLGALQIWRKAKSDLKKTIADYKAGLALGGSRPLLELFTAAGIKFDFSEETLGPLIDDVVAEIEELARLEKKEGP, encoded by the coding sequence ATGGGAAAAGTTTCTACGAACAAGGTTTCTGAGATAAAAAGGCCCGCCTCGGAATTTCCACGCCGTTTTCTGCCCGAGGAGATTGATCTGGCGGATTGGGGGAAAATCGAGCCTTTCTACCAGGACCTTCTTGACCGGGAGCCGGGCTCGGTTTCAGAACTGGTAAAATGGCTGCTTGACTTAAGTGAACTCCAGGCCGCTCTGGGTGAAGAAGGCTCCAGGCGGTACATCGCCATGACATGCGCCACGGATGACGAAGAGATCAAGAAGGCATACATGCACTTCGTGGAACATATCGAGCCTGGGATGAAGACGCGGGGGAATGAACTCGATAATAAATTTATAAACAACCCTCATCTGAGAGAGCTGGACCAATTCAAATACGAGATATTGATCCGGGATATTAGAAATCATCTCGAGATCTTCCGTGAAGAAAACGTACCGCTCCAGACCGAACTGGCCAAGTTATCTCAGGAATATATGAGTATTCAGGGAGCCATGACGGTTGAATTTCAAGATCAGGAAAGGACCCTGCAGCAGATGCTCGTCTTTCTTGAGGAGCCGGACCGGGATATCCGCAGGCAGTCGTGGGAACTGGTGAGCGAAAGAAGGCTTCAGGATGCAGATAAACTGAACAACCTTTACGACAAAATGCTCGGGCTCCGACAGCAGGCGGCTGAAAACGCCGGCTTTGACAATTACATTGAATTTCGTTTCAAAGAATTGGAACGCTTTGATTACACGCCTCAAGATTGTTTAAGGTTCCATGACGCCGTGGAGAAGTGCGTCATGCCCGCGTATAATGAATCGCTCGGGAGGCAGAGGAAGACCCTGGGCCTGAGTACGCTCCGCCCTTACGACCTCGCGGTTGACCCTTACAGCCGCCCTCCTCTCAAGCCATTTTCCAATCCAGAAGAGCTGTCCTCAGGCTGCGTGAAGATATTTGAAAAGGTTGATCCTGACCTCGGAAAGATCTTTGAAAAGATGAAAGATGACGGCCTACTGGACCTTGCCAGCCATAAAGGCAAGGCGCCGGGGGGGTATCAGTCCGCGCTGGAGGAGGTTCGGCTGCCTTTTATCTTCATGAACGCCGCCGGACTCAACCGGGACGTGTACACCCTGCTGCATGAAGGCGGGCATGCCTTCCATTCATTTGCGTCACGGGAGGAGCCGCTTCTCCATTACAGGCACGCGCCCATGGAATTCTGCGAGGTGGCCTCCATGGGTATGGAATTGATTGCCTCGAACTACCTGGAGGAGTTTTACAACCAGGCCGAGGCCGCCCGGGCGCGCAAAAAAAATCTCGAAGACCTGCTCTTCCTCTTCCCCTGGATTGCAACCATTGACGCCTTTCAGCACTGGCTTTATTCACATCCAGGACATTCGACTCAAGAACGGACCGACTGCTGGCTGGCCCTGATGGAGAGATTCGGGGGCGATGTGGACTATTCCGGCTATGAGGAGGGCTTGAAAACCGCCTGGCAGCGCCAGCTGCATCTCTTCGAGGTTCCATTTTATTATATCGAGTATGGCATCGCCCAACTGGGGGCCTTGCAAATCTGGCGAAAGGCCAAGTCAGACCTGAAGAAGACCATTGCTGATTATAAGGCCGGACTGGCCCTGGGCGGGAGCAGGCCGCTTCTGGAACTTTTCACGGCCGCTGGAATCAAGTTTGATTTTTCAGAGGAGACACTTGGCCCACTTATTGACGATGTGGTGGCTGAAATCGAGGAGCTGGCCAGGTTGGAGAAGAAAGAAGGGCCGTGA
- a CDS encoding NAD+ synthase: MKVSLAQLNPIVGDITGNLAKAKKALSQSKQDHPDLLIFPELFLVGYPPQDLVERDWFIGQEQKAVAELIRVSGQYPETGILIGSAQPWEGEAGKGLYNSALLIHRGKIVFQQPKSLLPTYDVFDEARYFDPAKEIEPVTFKDERLGITVCEDAWTDPELWAPGKFYSLNPVEVLIQKGATLLINISASPFELGKEEVRYRVMRNHVLKLKVPLVYVNQVGGNDELIFDGRSFCLNHEGEPLSVFPAFKEHVETIDMNGEAMTRGFAPLDRIQSVYEALALGTRDYVIKSGFSKAIVGLSGGIDSAVTLCLAAEALGPENVLSLSMPSQYSSRESMEDAEQLAANLGVEIKIIPIGSIFESYLDSWEEHFSGRAPDVTEENIQARIRGNILMAFSNKFGYFVLATGNKSELALGYCTLYGDMCGGLGVISDVPKTMVYELAHFINQKSEVIPRRCIEKAPSAELKPNQRDEDTLPPYELLDQMLFYYIEEGYSIERIVDQGLDLDMVKWVIKTMNRNEFKRKQAAPGLKVTSKAFGIGRKMPIVARHDL, translated from the coding sequence ATGAAAGTTTCTTTGGCCCAGCTGAACCCGATTGTCGGAGATATCACGGGTAATCTCGCCAAGGCGAAAAAGGCATTATCTCAATCCAAACAGGATCACCCGGATTTACTGATCTTTCCTGAATTATTCCTGGTGGGCTATCCGCCTCAGGATTTGGTGGAGCGTGACTGGTTTATTGGGCAGGAACAAAAGGCCGTGGCTGAACTGATAAGGGTTTCCGGTCAGTACCCTGAAACGGGTATCCTGATCGGATCGGCTCAACCCTGGGAAGGGGAGGCCGGGAAAGGGCTTTACAATTCCGCCTTACTGATTCATCGGGGAAAGATCGTTTTTCAGCAGCCCAAGAGCCTGCTGCCGACTTATGATGTTTTTGATGAGGCGCGGTACTTTGATCCAGCAAAGGAGATCGAACCTGTTACTTTCAAGGATGAAAGACTTGGTATAACTGTTTGCGAAGATGCGTGGACTGACCCTGAATTATGGGCGCCGGGAAAATTCTATTCTTTAAATCCAGTTGAGGTTCTGATTCAGAAAGGCGCCACCCTGCTGATCAATATCTCGGCCTCACCGTTTGAGCTAGGTAAAGAAGAAGTCAGGTACCGTGTTATGCGCAACCATGTCCTCAAACTGAAGGTTCCGCTTGTTTATGTTAACCAGGTCGGCGGGAATGACGAACTCATCTTTGACGGCCGCAGCTTCTGCCTTAACCATGAAGGAGAGCCCCTGAGCGTCTTTCCTGCTTTTAAAGAGCATGTGGAGACGATAGACATGAATGGTGAGGCCATGACCAGGGGATTTGCGCCCCTGGATAGAATCCAGTCTGTATATGAGGCCCTGGCCTTGGGTACGCGGGACTATGTAATAAAAAGCGGATTTTCCAAGGCCATTGTCGGCCTTTCCGGTGGTATTGACTCAGCGGTCACGCTGTGTCTGGCCGCAGAGGCGCTGGGGCCGGAAAACGTCCTCAGTCTGTCCATGCCTTCTCAGTATTCCTCCAGGGAGAGTATGGAGGATGCAGAGCAACTGGCCGCCAACCTGGGAGTGGAAATCAAGATCATTCCGATTGGTAGTATATTTGAATCCTATCTCGATAGCTGGGAAGAACATTTCTCAGGCAGGGCACCGGACGTGACTGAAGAGAACATCCAGGCCAGAATACGAGGCAATATCCTGATGGCCTTTTCCAACAAGTTTGGCTACTTCGTGCTTGCGACCGGAAATAAAAGCGAACTGGCTCTGGGCTACTGCACCCTGTACGGCGATATGTGCGGCGGGCTGGGAGTTATTTCCGACGTTCCTAAAACCATGGTCTATGAGCTGGCGCACTTTATTAACCAAAAGTCCGAGGTCATTCCCCGCCGGTGCATTGAAAAAGCGCCCTCCGCAGAATTGAAGCCCAATCAGCGGGACGAGGATACCCTTCCGCCTTATGAACTCCTGGATCAGATGTTGTTTTATTACATCGAGGAAGGATATTCCATCGAGCGCATCGTTGATCAGGGCCTTGACCTCGACATGGTAAAGTGGGTTATCAAAACCATGAACCGCAACGAGTTCAAACGAAAGCAGGCCGCCCCTGGCCTGAAGGTCACATCAAAGGCCTTCGGGATTGGCCGGAAGATGCCGATTGTGGCCAGGCATGATCTTTAG
- a CDS encoding tetratricopeptide repeat protein — MRDSRKIHFLLPWIILLFLAGPTWAYEVLDDLEVAFEAHVSNDFDEAIKLYTKIIETDTLNRKNLSVLYLLRGEAWAEQGDCNHAIEDFTEAIRLRPEYAHAYYFRGDCHTYKGEYKKAWRDIEKAIHIRPDKELYRETWTLLASLMGKEEEEFMAAAPFAPARKSLKIPAKARSSWKSAIPDFFRSPWSYIKTIRQQRSRE; from the coding sequence ATGCGTGACTCAAGAAAAATACATTTCCTTTTGCCATGGATAATTCTTCTTTTTTTGGCCGGGCCAACCTGGGCCTATGAGGTTCTTGATGACCTAGAGGTCGCCTTCGAAGCGCATGTCAGCAACGATTTCGATGAGGCCATCAAGCTTTACACCAAAATCATCGAAACAGATACCCTGAACCGCAAGAACTTATCAGTTCTGTATCTCCTGAGAGGAGAGGCCTGGGCCGAACAGGGTGACTGCAATCATGCCATCGAGGATTTCACAGAAGCGATCAGGCTGAGACCGGAGTATGCCCATGCCTACTATTTCCGGGGTGATTGTCACACATATAAGGGTGAGTATAAAAAGGCGTGGCGCGATATCGAAAAAGCCATCCACATAAGACCGGATAAGGAGCTGTACCGGGAGACCTGGACCTTACTGGCCTCTTTAATGGGCAAGGAGGAAGAGGAGTTCATGGCGGCGGCCCCATTCGCGCCAGCTCGAAAATCATTGAAAATTCCAGCTAAAGCCAGATCGAGCTGGAAGTCAGCCATCCCCGATTTTTTTCGCTCCCCCTGGTCATATATAAAAACAATCAGGCAGCAACGAAGCAGGGAATAA
- a CDS encoding MFS transporter, with translation MTGNTEAAHKNPGFYGWVALAGATLVYFTASGTFFYSYGVFLPAMCHEYGWSRAVVGGALSVAMLAFGLPGPIIGASIARFGPRTNIVCGNLLAAFGLFGMSMATRVWQIYLFYGVLTGLGAGFGLYLACTTVVNNWFVRRRSLGMGIVTSAGGLGGFAFPPLTAWLIASFGLQMAWLILAMIQLIGAALIGGLILIRNRPEDMGQAADGISNVSASEIQEEAGHVSRVYQSPVDWRIGQAVRNHVFWLITIWCAANFLAIGTVAAHQAAYLKDIGFSPMIAATALALVPGMSIFGRLAFGLLGVRFEVRLLAVVCFVVQAIALFILLSARSLFLIYIYSALFGVSYGALVTALPTFIGAYYGRLHYTQILGLMFPLAIIAQALGPVMAGAINDAMGTYFPAFAIITGFSVVGLVCAVLASPPRHPDLVR, from the coding sequence ATGACTGGAAACACTGAGGCTGCTCATAAGAACCCCGGTTTTTACGGCTGGGTGGCGCTGGCCGGGGCGACGCTGGTGTACTTCACCGCCAGCGGCACCTTCTTTTACTCATACGGGGTTTTTCTTCCAGCCATGTGTCATGAGTACGGCTGGAGCCGAGCCGTGGTCGGAGGCGCGCTCTCTGTGGCGATGCTGGCTTTTGGGCTGCCCGGTCCAATCATCGGGGCCTCGATCGCCAGATTCGGACCCAGGACGAACATTGTCTGCGGCAATCTGCTTGCCGCCTTCGGCCTGTTCGGAATGTCCATGGCAACACGAGTATGGCAGATCTACCTGTTTTACGGGGTCCTGACAGGCCTGGGAGCCGGTTTTGGACTGTATTTGGCCTGTACCACGGTCGTCAACAACTGGTTCGTCCGGAGGCGATCACTAGGCATGGGGATTGTCACATCTGCCGGAGGTTTAGGCGGCTTTGCCTTCCCGCCCCTGACGGCCTGGCTGATTGCCAGTTTCGGTTTGCAGATGGCCTGGCTGATCCTGGCAATGATACAACTCATTGGCGCGGCACTCATCGGGGGCCTGATTCTGATCAGGAACAGGCCGGAGGACATGGGACAGGCGGCGGACGGTATATCGAACGTATCGGCCAGTGAGATCCAAGAGGAGGCCGGTCATGTCTCCCGGGTTTATCAAAGCCCTGTGGACTGGCGAATCGGGCAGGCCGTACGAAACCACGTCTTCTGGTTAATCACAATCTGGTGTGCCGCCAACTTCCTGGCCATCGGCACGGTGGCAGCCCACCAGGCGGCTTATCTCAAGGATATTGGTTTTTCACCCATGATAGCGGCCACGGCTCTGGCCCTTGTTCCGGGAATGAGTATCTTCGGGCGGCTGGCCTTTGGCCTGTTAGGGGTTAGATTTGAAGTGAGGCTTTTAGCGGTTGTCTGCTTTGTGGTACAGGCGATAGCGCTGTTTATTCTGCTTTCCGCCAGGAGCTTGTTCCTAATCTATATCTACTCTGCGCTCTTTGGCGTCAGCTATGGGGCATTGGTTACAGCCCTGCCGACCTTCATCGGCGCATACTATGGACGTCTTCATTATACCCAGATCCTGGGCCTGATGTTTCCCCTGGCCATTATCGCTCAGGCCCTGGGCCCGGTCATGGCCGGGGCGATCAATGATGCCATGGGAACCTACTTCCCGGCCTTTGCGATCATAACCGGCTTCAGTGTCGTGGGGCTTGTCTGCGCCGTCCTGGCTTCTCCCCCCAGACACCCTGACCTGGTTAGGTGA